Proteins encoded in a region of the Pseudomonas syringae KCTC 12500 genome:
- the rmuC gene encoding DNA recombination protein RmuC, with product MLDERLSMAQMAQEGLNAQLDACRDEVSDLSQANAAKQADLAALRREVELLRQESDNARETAQDWNHERAAREAELRRLDAQCAALNAELREQQDGHQQRLNDLQGSRDELRAQFAELAGKIFDEREQRFAETSQQQLGQLLTPLKERIQSFEKRVEESYQNEARERFSLAKELERLQQLNQRLSDEATNLTRALKGQKTQGNWGELILERVLEHAGLEKGREYQTQISLKGPDGERFQPDVLIMLPGDKQVVVDAKVSLTAYQQYVSADDEVIGQAALKQHVLSLRNHVKGLSGKDYKRLEGLHSLDFVLLFVPIEAAFSAALQAEPNLFQEAFDRNIVIVSPTTLLATLRVIDSLWKQERQSQNAREIAERAGWLYDKFVLFIQDLDEVGNRLQQLDKAYSAARNKLTEGRGNLISRSEQLKLLGARASKSLPADLLERAMTDGDGLISPPD from the coding sequence TTGCTCGATGAGCGTTTGAGCATGGCGCAAATGGCGCAGGAAGGTCTCAACGCCCAGCTGGATGCGTGCCGTGACGAGGTCAGCGACCTCAGTCAGGCCAATGCCGCCAAGCAGGCTGATCTGGCGGCTTTGCGCCGCGAGGTCGAGTTGTTGCGCCAGGAAAGCGATAACGCGCGCGAAACGGCACAGGACTGGAATCATGAGCGTGCCGCCAGAGAGGCAGAGTTGCGTCGCCTTGATGCGCAGTGTGCAGCGCTTAACGCTGAGCTGCGCGAACAGCAGGATGGCCATCAGCAGCGCCTGAACGATCTGCAGGGGTCCCGGGATGAGCTGCGCGCGCAGTTCGCTGAACTGGCGGGCAAGATTTTCGATGAGCGCGAGCAGCGCTTCGCCGAGACCAGCCAGCAGCAGCTGGGCCAATTGCTCACGCCGCTCAAGGAGCGTATCCAGTCGTTCGAAAAGCGTGTCGAGGAGAGTTACCAGAACGAAGCGCGCGAACGCTTTTCCCTGGCCAAGGAGCTAGAACGTCTGCAGCAGTTGAATCAGCGTTTGAGTGATGAGGCGACCAACCTGACACGCGCCTTGAAGGGGCAGAAGACCCAGGGCAACTGGGGCGAGCTGATCCTGGAGCGCGTGCTGGAGCATGCCGGGCTTGAAAAGGGCCGTGAGTACCAGACGCAAATCAGCCTCAAGGGGCCGGACGGCGAACGCTTTCAGCCTGACGTGTTGATCATGTTGCCGGGCGACAAGCAGGTGGTGGTCGACGCCAAGGTCAGCCTGACGGCCTACCAGCAATATGTGTCTGCCGATGACGAGGTCATTGGTCAGGCTGCGCTGAAGCAGCACGTACTGTCGTTGCGTAACCATGTCAAAGGCTTGTCGGGCAAGGATTATAAGCGTCTCGAAGGGCTTCATAGCCTGGATTTCGTTCTGCTCTTCGTGCCTATCGAGGCCGCTTTTTCTGCCGCCCTGCAGGCCGAGCCGAACCTCTTCCAGGAAGCCTTCGACCGCAACATCGTTATTGTCAGCCCCACGACCCTGCTGGCCACCTTGCGGGTGATTGACAGCCTCTGGAAGCAGGAGCGTCAGAGCCAGAACGCCCGTGAGATCGCCGAACGCGCAGGCTGGCTGTATGACAAGTTCGTATTGTTCATCCAGGATCTGGATGAGGTGGGCAACCGCCTGCAACAACTGGACAAGGCTTACTCGGCTGCGCGAAACAAGCTGACGGAAGGGCGTGGCAACCTGATCAGCCGCAGCGAGCAGCTCAAACTGCTGGGGGCGCGCGCCAGCAAGAGTCTGCCCGCCGATTTACTGGAGCGGGCGATGACCGACGGCGATGGCCTGATCAGTCCGCCAGACTGA
- a CDS encoding OmpP1/FadL family transporter yields MKIMTKALNRTTLGLALGLASSQLLAAGFALNEQSISGMGTGFAGRSSSADDASTVFGNPAGMSRIKREQISVGAAAVIAKTDIDNGRGTFGGSNDGDMVPVVGVPMGYYVKPIDDHWAFGLGVYVPFGLVTDYEKGFAGRYWGDKSHVQVVTFQPTVSYAFNDKVSIGFGPTINRIDGELTSATLNAATPGRNDGKVKIEGDDTAIGFNAGILVQATDTTRLGLTYHSKVDYKLKGKTKIEGSGFGPFGGQKYDASLDISTPESVDFSITQQIDENWTVYAGSTWTRWSRLQDITVNNDGVPALLGGSAGPIGTITEEQNWHDTWAHAIGASYKVNKEWTLRTGFSVDQSPTNNVNRSPRIPTGDRKIISFGAGWSPTDDLTIDVAYSYLREDETKIRDSSATKGSYSADYRNTAHGLGTSVTYRF; encoded by the coding sequence ATGAAAATAATGACAAAAGCACTGAACCGGACAACGCTTGGACTCGCACTGGGTCTGGCCTCTTCTCAACTGCTCGCTGCCGGCTTTGCCCTCAACGAACAAAGCATCAGCGGCATGGGCACCGGCTTTGCAGGTCGCTCCTCGTCAGCCGATGACGCAAGCACCGTATTCGGCAACCCTGCCGGTATGTCCCGCATCAAACGCGAACAAATCAGCGTGGGTGCAGCGGCAGTGATCGCCAAGACCGATATCGACAATGGCCGTGGCACATTTGGCGGCAGCAACGACGGCGACATGGTTCCGGTGGTCGGCGTACCCATGGGCTACTACGTCAAACCAATCGATGATCACTGGGCATTTGGTCTGGGCGTGTACGTGCCGTTCGGCCTGGTCACCGATTACGAAAAAGGCTTCGCTGGTCGCTACTGGGGTGACAAGAGTCACGTCCAGGTCGTGACCTTCCAGCCGACTGTCAGCTATGCATTCAATGACAAGGTGTCCATCGGTTTCGGCCCGACGATCAACCGTATCGACGGCGAGCTAACGTCGGCAACATTGAACGCCGCAACACCGGGCCGTAACGACGGCAAGGTGAAGATCGAAGGCGATGACACCGCAATCGGCTTCAATGCCGGTATTTTGGTGCAGGCTACCGACACCACTCGCCTGGGCCTGACTTACCACTCCAAGGTCGATTACAAGCTCAAGGGCAAGACCAAGATCGAAGGTTCGGGTTTCGGACCTTTCGGCGGTCAGAAGTATGACGCTTCGCTGGATATCTCCACGCCTGAGTCCGTGGACTTCTCCATCACCCAGCAGATCGACGAGAACTGGACGGTCTATGCCGGCAGTACCTGGACTCGCTGGAGCCGCCTGCAAGACATCACCGTCAACAACGATGGCGTCCCTGCCCTGCTGGGCGGTTCTGCCGGTCCGATCGGCACCATCACTGAAGAGCAGAACTGGCACGACACCTGGGCGCACGCCATCGGTGCTTCGTACAAGGTCAATAAAGAGTGGACGCTGCGTACCGGTTTCTCCGTTGATCAGTCGCCGACTAACAACGTCAACCGCTCCCCACGCATCCCGACGGGCGATCGCAAGATCATCAGCTTCGGTGCAGGCTGGAGCCCGACCGACGACCTGACCATCGACGTGGCGTACTCGTACCTGCGTGAAGACGAAACCAAGATCCGCGACTCAAGCGCGACCAAAGGTTCGTACAGCGCCGACTACCGCAACACCGCTCACGGCCTGGGCACTTCGGTTACCTATCGCTTCTGA
- a CDS encoding glutathione peroxidase: MNIRFFSIPLLLLAMSGVAMAADCPPLLQGELPKLRAKENIDLCKRFAGKPLVVVNTASFCGFAPQFKGLEALSQRYKGQGLEVLGVPSNDFKQEAKDGEETAKVCYVNYGVTFTMTEPQAVRGDDATHLFKVLAEQSSAPRWNFYKYVVDRQGKVIANFSSMTKPDDPELIAAIEKAIASKP, encoded by the coding sequence ATGAACATTCGCTTTTTTTCGATCCCTCTTTTGCTGCTGGCCATGAGCGGTGTTGCAATGGCCGCCGACTGCCCGCCGTTGCTGCAAGGCGAGTTGCCCAAGCTGCGCGCCAAGGAAAACATCGACCTGTGCAAGCGCTTTGCCGGCAAGCCGCTGGTGGTGGTCAATACTGCCAGCTTCTGCGGCTTCGCCCCGCAGTTCAAAGGCCTTGAAGCGCTGAGTCAGCGCTACAAGGGGCAGGGGCTCGAAGTATTGGGCGTGCCGTCCAATGACTTCAAACAGGAAGCCAAGGATGGTGAGGAGACTGCCAAGGTCTGCTACGTCAATTATGGCGTGACCTTCACCATGACCGAGCCGCAGGCCGTGCGCGGTGATGATGCGACCCATTTGTTCAAGGTGCTGGCCGAGCAAAGCAGTGCGCCGCGCTGGAACTTTTACAAGTACGTGGTCGATCGCCAGGGCAAGGTCATCGCCAACTTCTCCAGCATGACCAAGCCGGATGATCCTGAGCTGATCGCAGCCATTGAGAAGGCGATTGCGTCTAAGCCTTAG
- a CDS encoding MFS transporter — protein sequence MTSIWRTSGWVLLGSALILALSLGTRHGFGLFLAPMSAEFGWGREVFAFAIALQNLMWGLAQPFAGALADRFGAAKVVFVGGVLYAAGLLCMSTADSSLSLSLSAGLLIGIGLSGTSFSVILGVVGRALPAEKRSIGMGIASAAGSFGQFAMLPGTLGLISWLGWSGALLVLGVMVALILPLVGMLKDTPSVSTGVELTLGEALREACSHSGFWLLALGFFVCGFQVVFIGVHLPAYLVDQHLPAKVGTTVLALIGLFNIFGTYTAGWLGGRMSKPRLLTVLYLLRAVVIVLFLWIPLSQTTAYLFGVAMGLLWLSTVPLTNGTVATLFGVRNLSMLGGIVFLFHQLGAFLGGWLGGLVYDRTGSYDLIWQVSILLSLLAAALNWPVRERPVARLQAQGGLA from the coding sequence ATGACATCGATCTGGCGTACCAGTGGCTGGGTTCTGCTGGGGAGTGCGCTGATTCTTGCGCTTTCGTTGGGCACGCGGCACGGCTTCGGTCTGTTTCTGGCACCCATGAGCGCCGAGTTTGGCTGGGGGCGTGAAGTCTTTGCCTTTGCCATTGCCTTGCAGAACCTGATGTGGGGTCTGGCGCAGCCATTCGCCGGGGCGCTGGCAGATCGATTTGGTGCGGCGAAAGTCGTCTTCGTCGGCGGTGTGCTGTATGCCGCGGGTCTGTTGTGCATGAGTACCGCCGACTCTTCCCTCAGCCTTTCACTGAGCGCCGGTCTGCTGATCGGTATCGGTCTGTCCGGCACATCGTTTTCGGTCATCCTCGGTGTCGTGGGGCGAGCGCTGCCCGCGGAAAAACGCAGCATTGGCATGGGGATCGCCAGCGCAGCCGGCTCATTCGGTCAGTTCGCCATGCTGCCCGGTACATTGGGCTTGATCAGTTGGCTGGGCTGGTCCGGTGCCTTGCTGGTGCTGGGCGTGATGGTGGCGTTGATCCTGCCTTTGGTGGGTATGCTCAAGGATACGCCGAGCGTATCCACCGGCGTCGAATTGACCCTGGGCGAGGCGCTGCGTGAGGCGTGCTCGCATTCGGGGTTCTGGCTGTTGGCGCTGGGGTTCTTTGTCTGCGGCTTTCAAGTGGTGTTCATTGGCGTGCATTTGCCGGCCTATCTGGTGGATCAGCACTTGCCCGCCAAGGTCGGCACTACGGTGCTGGCCCTGATCGGCCTGTTCAATATCTTTGGCACCTACACCGCAGGCTGGCTGGGCGGACGCATGTCCAAGCCCCGACTGCTGACCGTGCTTTACCTGTTGCGTGCGGTGGTGATCGTGCTGTTTCTCTGGATACCCTTGAGTCAGACCACAGCGTATCTGTTCGGCGTGGCGATGGGCTTGCTGTGGTTGTCGACCGTGCCGCTGACCAACGGTACGGTCGCGACACTGTTCGGTGTGCGCAACCTGTCGATGCTGGGCGGCATTGTCTTCCTGTTTCACCAGCTAGGCGCCTTCCTCGGTGGCTGGCTGGGCGGGCTGGTGTATGACCGCACCGGTAGCTACGACCTGATCTGGCAAGTCTCGATACTCCTGAGTCTGCTCGCCGCGGCGCTCAACTGGCCGGTGCGCGAGCGGCCGGTGGCACGATTGCAGGCGCAGGGCGGTCTGGCATGA
- a CDS encoding adenosylcobinamide-GDP ribazoletransferase: protein MLPFWIALQFLGSLPIRLPGMPRPEELGRSLLFYPLVGAVFGTLLLGFNTLLSGAPLMLHAALVLTAWVLLSGGLHLDGLADSADAWLGGFGDRERTLKIMKDPRSGPIAVVTLVLVLLLKFAAILALIESHASAWLLLAPVIGRAAMLGLFLGTPYVRSGGLGQALADHLPRGPGRKVLLATAIVCVLLAGWSGVMVLLVCAACFFWLRQLMMRRLGGCTGDTAGALLELLELAVLLTLALL, encoded by the coding sequence ATGCTGCCGTTCTGGATCGCTCTGCAATTTCTCGGCAGCCTGCCGATCAGGCTGCCCGGTATGCCGCGTCCCGAAGAGCTGGGGCGTTCTTTGCTGTTCTACCCGTTGGTGGGGGCGGTGTTCGGCACCCTGCTGCTGGGTTTCAACACGCTGCTCAGTGGTGCGCCGCTGATGCTGCACGCCGCGCTGGTACTCACTGCCTGGGTATTGCTCAGCGGCGGCCTGCATCTGGATGGTCTGGCCGACAGTGCTGACGCCTGGCTGGGCGGCTTCGGTGACCGTGAACGCACCTTGAAGATCATGAAAGATCCACGCAGCGGGCCTATCGCCGTGGTCACGCTGGTCTTGGTGCTGCTGCTCAAGTTTGCCGCGATTCTGGCGCTGATCGAGAGCCATGCCAGTGCTTGGCTGCTGTTGGCACCGGTAATCGGGCGCGCTGCCATGCTTGGGCTGTTTTTGGGGACGCCGTATGTGCGTTCCGGAGGGTTGGGGCAGGCGCTGGCCGATCATCTGCCGCGTGGCCCTGGACGCAAGGTTTTGCTCGCCACTGCCATTGTGTGCGTGCTGCTCGCCGGCTGGTCAGGGGTAATGGTATTGCTGGTCTGCGCCGCCTGCTTCTTCTGGTTGCGGCAGCTGATGATGCGACGTCTGGGCGGATGCACCGGTGATACAGCCGGGGCATTGCTTGAGCTGCTGGAGTTGGCGGTGCTGCTGACGCTGGCGCTGCTTTGA
- the cobC gene encoding alpha-ribazole phosphatase family protein, which yields MTLHLDLLRHGETELGGGLRGSIDDALTESGWQQMHAAVAGSGPWTRIVSSPLQRCARFSEELAQRLSLPLHLEPGLQELHFGDWEGHSPAQLMETDAEGLGLFWADPYAFTPPNGEPVLDFSNRVLSAVERLHQAYAGERVLLVSHGGVMRLLVAQARGLPREQLLQVVVGHGALLSIQVAADRVLTEI from the coding sequence ATGACCTTGCACCTGGACTTGTTGCGTCACGGCGAAACCGAACTGGGCGGCGGCCTGCGCGGCAGCATCGACGACGCTCTGACCGAGTCTGGCTGGCAGCAGATGCATGCGGCAGTGGCGGGTAGCGGCCCCTGGACGCGGATTGTCAGCTCGCCGCTGCAACGTTGCGCCCGTTTTTCCGAAGAGCTGGCGCAGCGCTTGTCGTTGCCTCTGCACCTGGAGCCGGGTTTGCAGGAGCTGCATTTCGGTGACTGGGAAGGGCACAGCCCTGCGCAACTCATGGAGACCGATGCCGAGGGCCTGGGGCTGTTCTGGGCGGATCCCTACGCCTTCACACCTCCCAACGGCGAGCCGGTGCTGGATTTCTCGAATCGCGTATTGAGTGCCGTTGAGCGTCTGCATCAGGCTTATGCCGGTGAGCGCGTGTTGCTGGTCAGTCATGGTGGTGTCATGCGCCTGCTGGTGGCGCAGGCGCGTGGTTTGCCGCGTGAGCAACTGTTGCAGGTGGTGGTCGGGCATGGCGCGCTGTTGTCGATTCAGGTCGCTGCTGATCGCGTACTCACGGAGATCTGA
- the cobT gene encoding nicotinate-nucleotide--dimethylbenzimidazole phosphoribosyltransferase encodes MSNSWWLKPAQAIDVPMREAALARQQQLTKPAGSLAQLERLAVQLAGLQGRERPAVDQLWIAVFAADHGVVAEGVSAYPQEVTGQMLHNFVNGGAAISVLARQLSAQLDVVDLGTVSPMDLPGVRHLRIGAGTANFAQGPAMSVEQGLAALQAGRDSVLRAKAVGTELFIGGEMGIGNTTAASAVACSLLECAAPLLVGPGTGLNAEGIQHKTRVIERALALHAEQAGDPLSSLFCLGGFEIAALTGAYLACAQEGIAVLVDGFICSVAALVAVRLNPSCRNWLLFGHRGAEPGHRHLLETLQAEPLLDLGLRLGEGSGAALAVPLVRLACELHNGMATFAEAAVADRPA; translated from the coding sequence ATGAGTAATTCCTGGTGGCTCAAGCCTGCACAGGCCATTGATGTGCCAATGCGCGAGGCGGCACTGGCCCGTCAGCAGCAACTGACCAAACCCGCCGGTTCACTGGCACAACTGGAGCGCCTGGCGGTACAGCTGGCCGGTCTGCAGGGACGTGAGCGTCCGGCCGTCGATCAACTGTGGATCGCGGTTTTTGCCGCTGATCATGGTGTCGTCGCTGAAGGTGTGTCGGCGTACCCACAGGAAGTCACCGGTCAGATGCTGCACAACTTCGTCAACGGCGGCGCCGCGATCAGCGTGCTGGCGCGTCAGCTCTCCGCGCAACTGGACGTGGTCGATCTGGGCACCGTGTCGCCAATGGATCTGCCCGGGGTGCGCCATCTGCGCATTGGCGCGGGCACCGCCAATTTTGCCCAGGGGCCGGCCATGAGTGTCGAGCAGGGGCTAGCCGCCCTGCAGGCCGGGCGTGACAGCGTATTGCGCGCCAAAGCTGTCGGCACCGAACTGTTCATCGGTGGCGAGATGGGCATCGGCAACACCACAGCCGCCAGCGCAGTCGCCTGCTCGCTGCTGGAGTGCGCCGCGCCATTGCTGGTCGGTCCGGGCACCGGGCTGAACGCCGAGGGTATTCAGCACAAGACGCGTGTCATCGAGCGCGCACTGGCATTGCACGCCGAGCAGGCCGGTGACCCGTTGAGCAGCCTGTTCTGTCTGGGCGGCTTCGAAATCGCCGCACTGACTGGTGCGTACCTGGCCTGCGCGCAGGAAGGAATTGCGGTACTGGTCGACGGTTTCATTTGCAGCGTGGCCGCGCTGGTGGCGGTGCGCCTGAACCCTTCCTGCCGTAACTGGCTGCTGTTCGGTCATCGGGGCGCCGAACCGGGCCATCGGCATCTGCTGGAAACGTTGCAGGCCGAACCGTTGCTGGACCTCGGTTTGCGTTTGGGCGAGGGCAGCGGTGCCGCACTGGCGGTGCCGCTGGTGCGCCTGGCGTGCGAGCTGCACAACGGCATGGCGACGTTTGCCGAAGCGGCTGTGGCGGATCGTCCCGCATGA
- the cobU gene encoding bifunctional adenosylcobinamide kinase/adenosylcobinamide-phosphate guanylyltransferase, producing the protein MLQLILGGARSGKSRLAEKLAADSALRVTYIATSQPLDGEMNQRVASHRARRPEHWGLVEEPIELARVLRENAAPDCCLLVDCLTLWLTNLLMLDNPERLLQERESLLDSLAGLPGEIIFVSNETGLGVVPLGELTRRYVDEAGLLHQALAERCQRVVLTVAGLPLTLKGTAL; encoded by the coding sequence ATGCTGCAATTGATCCTCGGCGGCGCGCGCTCCGGCAAGAGTCGTCTGGCGGAAAAACTGGCCGCCGACAGCGCGCTGAGGGTGACGTACATCGCCACCAGTCAGCCTCTGGACGGCGAAATGAATCAGCGTGTTGCCAGTCATCGCGCACGCCGTCCCGAGCACTGGGGGTTGGTCGAAGAGCCGATCGAACTGGCGCGGGTACTGCGCGAAAACGCGGCGCCCGATTGCTGCCTGTTGGTCGATTGCCTGACCCTCTGGTTGACCAATCTACTGATGCTCGACAACCCCGAGCGCCTGCTTCAAGAACGTGAATCCCTGCTCGACAGCCTTGCCGGGCTGCCGGGTGAAATCATTTTTGTCAGCAACGAAACCGGGCTCGGCGTCGTGCCGCTTGGCGAACTGACCCGTCGCTATGTCGATGAAGCCGGCCTGTTGCATCAGGCGCTGGCCGAGCGTTGCCAGCGTGTCGTGTTGACCGTTGCCGGCTTGCCCCTGACGTTGAAAGGAACCGCGCTATGA
- a CDS encoding cobyric acid synthase yields the protein MSTLMVQGTTSDAGKSTLVTALCRWLTRQGVKVVPFKPQNMALNSAVTADGGEIGRAQAVQAQACYLEPHTDMNPVLLKPNSDTGAQVIIHGRAVTTMNAVAYHGYKEIAMQAVLESHRRLGESYPVIVVEGAGSPAEINLRANDIANMGFAEAVDCPVLLIADINRGGVFAHLVGTLELLSPSEQARVKGFIINRFRGDIALLQPGLDWLEARTGKPVVGVLPYVMDLHLEAEDGLDQRQTDKVEHVLNVVVPVLPRISNHTDFDPLRLHPQVNLQFIGPGQAIPPADLIILPGSKSVRSDLNYLRNNGWATAIERHLRYGGKLMGICGGLQMLGEQVHDPLGLEGAAGSSPGFGLLAMSTVLEAEKQLRNVRGRLTLEDAEVSGYEIHAGVTTGPALEQAAVQLDDGRCDGAQSADGQVLGTYLHGLFESPAACSALLRWAGLTNVQSVDYHALRERDIERLADLVEKHLDGPLLRELCGLEAN from the coding sequence ATGAGCACGCTGATGGTACAAGGCACCACTTCCGATGCCGGCAAGAGCACCCTGGTGACGGCCCTGTGCCGCTGGCTGACTCGTCAGGGCGTCAAGGTTGTGCCGTTCAAGCCGCAGAACATGGCGCTCAATAGCGCGGTGACGGCAGACGGCGGCGAGATCGGTCGCGCACAGGCCGTGCAGGCCCAGGCGTGCTACCTCGAACCGCACACCGACATGAACCCGGTGCTGCTCAAGCCCAATAGTGACACCGGCGCGCAGGTGATCATTCACGGCCGCGCCGTGACCACCATGAACGCGGTGGCGTATCACGGCTACAAAGAGATCGCCATGCAGGCAGTGCTGGAATCGCATCGGCGCCTGGGTGAGAGCTATCCGGTGATTGTGGTCGAGGGTGCGGGTTCTCCGGCCGAGATCAACCTGCGCGCCAACGATATCGCCAACATGGGCTTTGCCGAGGCGGTCGACTGCCCGGTGCTGCTGATTGCCGACATCAATCGTGGCGGGGTGTTTGCCCATCTGGTCGGCACGCTCGAGCTGCTGTCGCCCAGCGAGCAGGCGCGGGTCAAGGGTTTCATCATCAACCGTTTTCGCGGCGACATCGCCTTGTTGCAGCCGGGCCTGGACTGGCTGGAAGCGCGCACCGGCAAGCCGGTGGTTGGCGTGCTGCCCTACGTGATGGATCTGCACCTGGAGGCCGAAGACGGCCTGGACCAGCGTCAGACCGACAAGGTCGAGCATGTGCTGAACGTGGTGGTCCCGGTGCTGCCTCGCATCAGTAATCACACCGATTTCGATCCGTTGCGTCTGCACCCTCAGGTCAATCTGCAATTCATCGGCCCCGGCCAGGCGATTCCTCCTGCGGACCTGATCATTCTGCCCGGCTCCAAGAGTGTGCGCAGCGATCTGAACTACCTGCGCAACAATGGCTGGGCCACCGCCATCGAGCGGCATTTGCGTTATGGCGGCAAGCTGATGGGGATTTGCGGTGGCCTGCAAATGCTCGGTGAGCAGGTACACGATCCACTCGGGCTGGAAGGCGCAGCCGGGTCCAGCCCAGGGTTTGGCCTACTGGCAATGAGCACGGTGCTGGAAGCGGAAAAGCAACTGCGCAATGTGCGCGGTCGTCTGACCCTGGAAGACGCCGAGGTCAGTGGCTACGAAATTCATGCCGGGGTAACGACAGGGCCGGCGCTGGAGCAGGCTGCCGTGCAACTGGACGACGGGCGTTGCGATGGTGCGCAGAGTGCCGACGGCCAGGTGCTGGGGACTTACCTGCACGGCCTGTTCGAATCACCTGCTGCCTGTAGCGCGTTGCTGCGCTGGGCGGGGTTGACGAACGTGCAGTCCGTCGATTATCACGCCTTGCGCGAGCGCGACATCGAACGTCTGGCGGACCTGGTGGAAAAGCACCTGGACGGCCCATTGCTTCGCGAACTGTGTGGCCTGGAGGCGAACTGA